One part of the Paraburkholderia flagellata genome encodes these proteins:
- a CDS encoding MmgE/PrpD family protein: MTDHPSRALAAFASQLRFDSIPPHVIERTVNLYVDWLGSALGGKGARPVETIARFARAARGAPETQGACDVIIDRTSTTAYFAAMTNGAASHFVEQDDVHNGSVLHPATVVFPVTLALAQALGASGQEFIAASVAGYEVGIRVGEFMGRSHYKIFHTTGTVGTIAAAAAAGRLLKLTPEQMLDAFGSAGTQASGLWEFLRDAADSKQLHTAMAAANGLMAAQLAADGFRGAQRILEGAQGMAAGMSSDADPAKLVDRLGERWATVETSFKYHAACRHTHPAADALLSVIEAHRLNPGDIASVTAHVHQGAIDVLGSVVVPSTVHQAKFNMGTVLGLVAWRGYAGVNEFERDYSADDIAAFRERVTMALDDEVDRAYPARWIGKVSVTTRDGRTLQGRVDEPKGDPGNTLSRDEIAAKFVRLAAFSGAASESDAQRLLGAAWGIAEAQRVGSLFGEGASA; the protein is encoded by the coding sequence ATGACAGATCATCCCAGCCGCGCGCTCGCGGCCTTCGCCTCGCAACTGCGCTTCGATTCGATACCGCCTCATGTGATCGAGCGTACCGTCAATCTCTATGTGGACTGGCTCGGCTCCGCGCTGGGCGGCAAGGGCGCGCGACCGGTTGAGACGATCGCGCGCTTCGCGCGCGCTGCGCGCGGTGCGCCCGAAACGCAGGGTGCGTGCGACGTCATCATCGATCGCACGTCCACCACGGCGTACTTTGCCGCCATGACCAACGGCGCCGCTTCGCATTTCGTCGAGCAGGACGACGTGCACAACGGGTCGGTGCTGCATCCGGCTACTGTAGTGTTCCCGGTGACGCTCGCGCTCGCGCAGGCGCTGGGCGCTTCGGGGCAGGAGTTCATCGCAGCCTCGGTTGCGGGCTATGAAGTGGGCATACGGGTAGGCGAATTCATGGGTCGTTCGCACTACAAGATATTTCACACGACCGGCACCGTGGGCACGATCGCGGCTGCTGCCGCGGCGGGCCGACTGCTCAAGCTCACGCCCGAACAGATGCTCGACGCGTTCGGCTCGGCAGGCACGCAGGCGAGCGGCTTGTGGGAGTTCCTGCGCGACGCGGCCGATTCGAAGCAACTGCACACGGCGATGGCGGCCGCGAACGGCCTGATGGCTGCCCAACTCGCGGCGGACGGTTTTCGCGGCGCACAGCGCATTCTCGAAGGCGCACAGGGCATGGCGGCGGGCATGTCGAGCGACGCTGATCCCGCAAAGTTGGTCGATCGCCTGGGCGAGCGTTGGGCCACGGTCGAAACGTCGTTCAAGTATCACGCCGCGTGCCGCCACACGCATCCGGCCGCCGACGCGCTGCTGTCCGTGATCGAAGCGCACCGTCTGAATCCCGGCGATATCGCGAGCGTGACAGCGCATGTGCATCAGGGAGCGATCGACGTGCTCGGCAGCGTGGTCGTGCCGAGCACCGTTCACCAGGCGAAATTCAACATGGGAACCGTGCTTGGCCTCGTCGCCTGGCGCGGCTACGCGGGCGTGAACGAGTTCGAGCGCGACTATTCGGCGGACGATATCGCCGCATTTCGTGAACGCGTGACGATGGCGCTAGACGATGAAGTGGACCGCGCATATCCCGCCCGCTGGATCGGCAAGGTGAGCGTCACGACGCGCGACGGCCGCACGTTGCAGGGGCGCGTGGATGAGCCGAAGGGCGACCCGGGCAATACGCTCTCGCGAGACGAGATTGCCGCGAAGTTCGTGCGCCTCGCGGCATTTTCGGGCGCAGCCAGCGAAAGCGACGCGCAGCGCCTGCTCGGCGCAGCGTGGGGGATTGCCGAGGCGCAGCGCGTAGGCTCGCTGTTCGGCGAAGGAGCGAGCGCATGA
- a CDS encoding HpcH/HpaI aldolase/citrate lyase family protein has translation MSAALSRSYLFVPGNRPERFEKARGAGADAVIVDLEDAVPPAEKGAARDAVLAALDAARPMWVRVNGTDTPWFADDAAALGGHAGVAGIMLPKAESADQVAAVRSGAHGALHVLPIVETARGIAGLSALCGAQGVLRVAFGTLDFQVDMGIDGDGEELDAFRSQIVLASRLAGIAAPVDGVSTVFDDAEVLEREARRGRRFGYGGKLCIHPKQIEPVHRAYAWTEAERAWAQRVLDAVQASGGAAVALDGKMVDMPVILKARRILGV, from the coding sequence ATGAGCGCGGCGCTTTCCCGTTCGTATCTCTTCGTGCCGGGCAACCGTCCCGAGCGCTTCGAAAAGGCGCGCGGCGCAGGTGCCGATGCCGTGATCGTCGATCTGGAGGATGCGGTTCCGCCTGCGGAGAAGGGCGCGGCGCGCGACGCCGTGCTCGCGGCACTGGACGCTGCGCGCCCCATGTGGGTGCGCGTGAACGGCACCGACACGCCCTGGTTCGCCGATGATGCCGCCGCGCTTGGCGGGCATGCGGGAGTAGCGGGCATCATGCTGCCGAAGGCGGAAAGCGCGGACCAGGTCGCGGCAGTACGCTCAGGCGCGCACGGCGCGCTGCATGTGTTGCCGATCGTGGAAACCGCGCGCGGCATCGCGGGCCTGAGTGCGCTGTGTGGCGCGCAAGGCGTGCTGCGCGTGGCGTTCGGCACGCTCGACTTTCAGGTGGATATGGGCATCGACGGCGACGGCGAGGAACTCGACGCGTTTCGCTCGCAGATCGTGCTGGCCTCGCGGCTTGCAGGCATTGCGGCGCCCGTCGACGGCGTTTCCACCGTATTCGACGATGCAGAGGTGCTCGAGCGGGAAGCGCGTCGCGGGCGGCGATTCGGCTACGGCGGCAAGCTTTGCATTCACCCGAAGCAGATCGAGCCTGTACATCGCGCGTACGCATGGACCGAGGCGGAGCGCGCATGGGCGCAGCGCGTACTCGACGCGGTGCAGGCGAGCGGCGGGGCGGCCGTGGCGCTCGACGGCAAGATGGTGGACATGCCGGTGATCCTCAAGGCGCGGCGGATTCTGGGTGTTTGA
- a CDS encoding electron transfer flavoprotein subunit beta/FixA family protein gives MKILVPVKRVVDYNVKVRVKSDGTGVDIANVKFSMNPFDEIAVEEAVRLKEAGVATEVIAVSCGVSQAQETLRTALAIGADRAILIESNDDLQPLAVAKLLKALVDKEQPSLVILGKQAIDDDSNQTGQMLAALANLPQATFASKVVIADGRATVSREVDGGAQTLSLKLPAVVTTDLRLNEPRYVTLPNIMKAKKKPLETIQPSDLGVDVAPRLKTLKVAEPAKRSPGVKVPDVAALIEKLKTEAKVL, from the coding sequence TTGAAAATTCTGGTGCCCGTCAAGCGCGTGGTCGATTACAACGTAAAGGTTCGTGTGAAGTCGGACGGCACGGGCGTGGATATCGCCAACGTGAAGTTTTCGATGAACCCGTTCGATGAAATTGCGGTTGAAGAAGCGGTGCGTCTGAAAGAAGCGGGCGTGGCGACCGAGGTCATCGCCGTTTCGTGCGGTGTTTCGCAGGCCCAGGAAACGCTGCGCACGGCCCTCGCTATCGGTGCGGATCGTGCCATTCTGATCGAGTCGAACGACGATCTGCAACCGCTCGCGGTGGCGAAGCTTTTGAAAGCGCTCGTCGATAAAGAGCAGCCGTCGCTCGTTATTCTCGGCAAGCAGGCCATCGACGACGATTCTAATCAGACCGGGCAGATGCTCGCTGCTCTCGCGAATCTGCCGCAAGCGACGTTTGCTTCGAAGGTGGTCATCGCAGACGGTCGAGCCACGGTCTCGCGCGAAGTGGATGGCGGCGCGCAGACGCTGTCTTTGAAGCTGCCCGCTGTCGTGACGACCGACTTGCGCCTGAACGAACCGCGCTACGTCACGCTGCCGAACATCATGAAGGCGAAGAAGAAGCCGCTGGAGACGATCCAGCCTTCCGATCTGGGCGTCGATGTCGCGCCCCGTCTGAAGACGCTGAAAGTTGCCGAACCGGCGAAGCGTAGCCCAGGCGTGAAGGTGCCGGACGTTGCGGCGCTAATCGAGAAGCTGAAGACCGAAGCCAAGGTGTTGTAA
- a CDS encoding cellulose biosynthesis cyclic di-GMP-binding regulatory protein BcsB: MRFDPIRQVGAAGRKGVGAAYCAYVAAALLAALGHGAYAAPGDLAQAFSQLGAGRVESRTVSLADLGVRDPVVLRAPDAAQELYLPVPAGLPISNATLQLDARYLRGNGGRTTFLLSLDGSPVQARNVTDAQGDGSLSIGVDGAPRPSGFVRVGLQWSSVLNENVCTDQTAIGNVWKVAPTTRLTYQFDTSAVNDVRTAWSALPAKPVVLVSGGKLDAAAYDVAWRLEALLMRGGATPVTTRMPAVGDTVNLGTVQVPAALQAVPAFAALAAGGSHKIANAAELGALIALAPAGAFAPNVVVADDALRAQAGAALDALRGEVLTASADAASAFDAWRTHSGGALATPFEKGELRLAHLGGLPTVVVGDDIGVSALSRTWSGIDVSRRLVVHELAASPNLSAGGSSDRIALSLIGGTPGTLDVLTSAAWEANFDLAAVSGDGRIPRRVVLDLAAAPAADRNGQTASIFFNGVLIGSHLLDTDGHAQRVSADIPVYALGTTNTLRVLFQRQPAGGCRPREQGYPAAVLPGSHLVIGQGPLGENFTGMVARFSRTADVLVPDAYLADPVTTLPRVARLANAAGVAPTRATLTVVPNGQSAQPKDPFLAADVALDSEAGHASFAGGRLTLKARGGSTLVDMSGLGNLGLIQVVRSGTTPGIVYRSVGDAPVLRPGMQLQQGDVAIVDASGVLKTFDTQYPGGVPPTDDQRAWLTRHWAGWGLPSIAVAVMVLLLLAAGFARKRARARTAAAAAARAAQESAENPDNTQSGS, encoded by the coding sequence GTGAGATTCGATCCGATCCGGCAAGTGGGCGCAGCGGGGCGCAAGGGCGTGGGCGCGGCGTATTGCGCGTATGTGGCCGCAGCGCTACTCGCGGCGCTGGGCCACGGCGCGTACGCGGCACCTGGCGACCTGGCCCAGGCGTTCTCGCAGCTCGGAGCCGGGCGCGTGGAATCGCGAACTGTGTCGCTGGCCGATCTCGGCGTGCGCGACCCGGTCGTGCTGCGCGCGCCCGACGCGGCTCAGGAGCTCTATCTGCCGGTGCCCGCGGGCTTGCCGATCAGCAACGCGACGCTGCAGCTCGACGCGAGATATCTGCGCGGTAACGGCGGGCGCACGACCTTCCTGCTCTCGCTCGACGGCTCGCCCGTGCAGGCGCGCAACGTCACGGACGCGCAGGGCGACGGATCGCTCAGCATCGGCGTGGATGGCGCACCGCGCCCTTCGGGCTTCGTGCGCGTGGGGCTGCAATGGTCGTCGGTGCTCAACGAAAACGTGTGCACGGACCAGACGGCGATCGGCAATGTCTGGAAGGTCGCGCCCACCACGCGCCTCACGTATCAGTTCGACACCTCCGCCGTGAACGACGTGCGCACCGCGTGGAGCGCGCTGCCTGCGAAGCCCGTGGTGCTCGTGAGCGGCGGCAAGCTCGACGCCGCGGCATATGACGTGGCGTGGCGGCTCGAAGCTTTGCTGATGCGCGGCGGCGCGACGCCCGTCACGACGCGCATGCCCGCGGTGGGCGACACCGTGAATCTCGGCACCGTGCAGGTCCCGGCTGCATTGCAGGCGGTGCCCGCGTTCGCCGCGCTCGCAGCGGGCGGCTCGCACAAGATCGCGAATGCTGCGGAACTGGGCGCGCTCATCGCGCTCGCGCCGGCGGGGGCTTTCGCGCCCAACGTCGTGGTCGCCGACGACGCGCTGCGCGCGCAGGCGGGCGCAGCGCTAGATGCGTTGCGCGGCGAAGTGCTAACCGCATCCGCCGATGCCGCGAGCGCCTTCGATGCATGGCGCACGCATTCCGGCGGCGCGCTTGCCACGCCGTTCGAGAAGGGCGAATTGCGCCTCGCGCATCTGGGCGGCCTGCCCACGGTGGTGGTCGGCGACGACATCGGCGTGAGCGCGCTTTCGCGCACGTGGAGCGGCATCGACGTGTCGCGCCGGCTCGTCGTGCACGAGCTTGCCGCGTCGCCGAACCTGAGCGCGGGCGGCTCGAGCGACCGGATCGCACTTTCGCTGATCGGTGGCACACCGGGAACATTAGATGTGCTGACGAGTGCGGCATGGGAGGCCAACTTCGATCTCGCGGCCGTCTCGGGCGACGGGCGGATTCCGCGCCGCGTCGTCCTCGATCTGGCTGCGGCGCCCGCAGCGGACCGCAATGGCCAGACGGCGTCGATCTTTTTCAACGGCGTGCTGATCGGCTCGCATCTGCTCGACACCGACGGTCACGCGCAACGTGTGAGTGCGGACATTCCGGTCTATGCGCTCGGCACCACCAACACGCTGCGCGTGTTGTTCCAGCGCCAGCCGGCGGGCGGTTGCCGCCCGCGCGAGCAGGGCTATCCCGCGGCTGTCCTGCCGGGTAGCCATCTGGTCATCGGCCAGGGACCACTTGGCGAAAACTTCACGGGCATGGTGGCGCGCTTCTCGCGCACTGCCGACGTACTCGTGCCCGACGCTTATCTGGCCGACCCGGTGACGACGCTGCCGCGCGTGGCGCGGCTCGCGAACGCAGCGGGCGTCGCACCCACGCGCGCGACGCTCACGGTGGTGCCGAACGGCCAGAGCGCGCAACCGAAAGACCCGTTCCTCGCCGCCGATGTCGCGCTCGACAGCGAGGCGGGCCATGCGAGCTTCGCGGGCGGCCGCCTCACGCTGAAGGCGCGCGGCGGCTCGACGCTCGTCGACATGTCGGGCCTCGGGAATCTCGGCCTGATTCAGGTGGTGCGCTCCGGCACGACCCCTGGCATCGTGTACCGCAGCGTGGGTGATGCACCCGTTCTGCGACCCGGCATGCAATTGCAGCAGGGCGATGTGGCCATCGTCGACGCGAGCGGCGTGCTCAAGACCTTCGACACGCAGTACCCAGGCGGTGTGCCGCCGACGGACGATCAGCGCGCGTGGCTCACGCGGCACTGGGCGGGCTGGGGTCTGCCGAGCATCGCAGTCGCGGTGATGGTGCTGCTGCTGCTTGCTGCGGGCTTCGCACGCAAGCGGGCGCGGGCGAGGACGGCGGCGGCCGCCGCGGCGCGCGCGGCGCAAGAGAGCGCCGAAAACCCGGACAACACGCAGAGCGGATCGTGA
- the wecB gene encoding non-hydrolyzing UDP-N-acetylglucosamine 2-epimerase — translation MRILSIFGTRPEAIKMAPLVKRLEAEPGVQSIVCVTGQHQTMLQQVLDLFGIVPAHNLGAMTANQTLNGLAGRLFAGLDDVLAAEQPERVLVHGDTLTSMAGAIAAFHRRIPVGHVEAGLRTGNLFEPWPEEMNRRVVDVVSDLLFAPTASSRANLEAEALGGRVVVTGNTVIDALHLMCERLDHDAALRERLDAQFPFLEPADTGRPLLLVTGHRRESFGEGFEHICAALAALAHSGKMQIVYPVHLNPNVRGPVLATLGNAPNVHLTDPLDYPEFVRLMQRAAIVLTDSGGVQEEAPALGKPVLVMRDVTERPEALAAGTVKLIGTDRAAIVRAVLELVENEDERRAYARRVNPYGDGHASERIVAALTGKPFEPFPSRELPGYRHPVVAMRPDPGEADEAESAS, via the coding sequence GTGCGCATTCTGTCGATATTCGGTACGCGGCCCGAAGCCATCAAGATGGCGCCGCTCGTCAAACGTCTTGAAGCGGAACCCGGCGTGCAGTCCATCGTCTGCGTGACGGGGCAACATCAGACCATGCTGCAGCAGGTCCTCGATCTATTCGGCATCGTGCCCGCACACAACCTTGGTGCGATGACCGCGAACCAGACGCTCAACGGTCTCGCCGGGCGCCTCTTTGCCGGGCTCGACGACGTGCTCGCCGCCGAGCAGCCCGAGCGCGTGCTCGTGCACGGCGATACGCTGACGAGCATGGCGGGCGCCATTGCCGCCTTTCATCGCCGCATACCGGTTGGGCACGTGGAGGCGGGGCTGCGCACCGGCAATCTGTTCGAGCCGTGGCCCGAGGAAATGAACCGGCGCGTCGTGGACGTCGTGAGCGATCTGCTCTTTGCGCCCACCGCAAGCTCGCGGGCGAATCTCGAAGCGGAGGCGTTGGGCGGGCGCGTGGTCGTGACGGGCAATACCGTGATCGATGCGCTGCATCTCATGTGCGAGCGGCTCGACCACGATGCTGCGTTGCGCGAGCGCCTCGATGCGCAATTTCCGTTTCTCGAACCCGCGGACACCGGCCGCCCGTTGCTCCTCGTCACCGGGCATCGTCGCGAGAGCTTCGGCGAAGGCTTCGAGCATATCTGCGCGGCACTCGCCGCGCTCGCGCATTCCGGCAAGATGCAGATCGTCTATCCCGTGCATCTGAATCCCAACGTGCGCGGCCCCGTACTCGCCACGCTCGGCAACGCGCCCAACGTTCATCTCACCGATCCGCTCGACTACCCCGAGTTCGTGCGCCTCATGCAGCGCGCGGCGATCGTGTTGACCGATTCGGGTGGCGTGCAGGAAGAGGCTCCCGCGCTCGGCAAGCCCGTGCTCGTGATGCGCGACGTGACCGAACGTCCCGAAGCGCTCGCTGCTGGCACCGTGAAGCTCATCGGCACCGACCGTGCGGCGATCGTGCGCGCGGTGCTCGAACTCGTCGAGAACGAAGACGAGCGGCGCGCCTATGCGAGGCGCGTCAATCCCTACGGCGACGGGCACGCTTCGGAGCGCATTGTCGCGGCTCTCACCGGCAAGCCGTTCGAGCCGTTTCCGAGCCGCGAACTGCCCGGCTACCGGCATCCGGTGGTCGCCATGCGGCCAGATCCCGGCGAGGCGGACGAGGCCGAATCGGCGTCTTGA
- a CDS encoding ferritin-like domain-containing protein gives MDDLIFDAFDASQLIPGFHAPALPVERPDRETLDAAEHNTRHWTSRASGPLTPGTDVHRDEMCRMFRETFNPYRPAVLDWPHLEPAALKRVTDLPIWDIAVQTEGRARLRMAAYAASLDDAVMRDALALNAWEENRHKEVLSRMVAAYGIKLASEPPYVYPKDAEWAYLVTGYSECVDSFFAFGLFEVAHRSGLFPPDLIDTFEPVMQEECRHILLFANWVAWHRARLSWWQRIRFELKVAGVWAFLAWERIGLARTMDAEGNEHKHDNNFTMNGAQQVTDVDISVPELMRLCLAENDRRFSGYDTRLLRPETMPRLVRFALRFVRDKKN, from the coding sequence ATGGACGACCTGATATTCGACGCCTTCGATGCGTCGCAACTCATTCCCGGCTTCCATGCGCCGGCGTTGCCCGTCGAGCGTCCGGACCGTGAGACGCTCGACGCCGCCGAGCACAACACGCGCCACTGGACGAGCCGCGCAAGTGGTCCGCTTACGCCCGGCACCGACGTCCACCGCGACGAAATGTGCCGCATGTTCCGCGAGACCTTCAATCCTTACCGGCCCGCGGTGCTCGATTGGCCGCACCTCGAGCCGGCGGCGCTCAAGCGCGTCACCGATCTGCCCATCTGGGACATCGCCGTGCAAACCGAAGGCCGCGCGCGCCTGCGCATGGCCGCCTACGCCGCCTCGCTCGACGACGCGGTGATGCGCGACGCGCTCGCGCTCAATGCGTGGGAGGAGAACCGCCACAAGGAAGTGCTCTCGCGCATGGTGGCGGCGTACGGCATCAAGCTCGCGAGCGAGCCGCCCTACGTCTACCCTAAGGACGCCGAATGGGCTTACCTCGTGACAGGCTACAGCGAATGCGTGGACAGCTTCTTCGCGTTCGGCCTCTTCGAAGTGGCGCATCGCTCGGGCCTCTTTCCGCCCGATCTCATCGACACCTTCGAGCCCGTCATGCAGGAAGAATGCCGCCATATCCTGCTGTTCGCGAACTGGGTCGCCTGGCACCGCGCCCGGCTTTCCTGGTGGCAACGCATTCGCTTCGAGCTGAAAGTGGCCGGCGTGTGGGCTTTTCTGGCGTGGGAACGCATTGGCCTCGCGCGAACAATGGATGCCGAAGGCAACGAGCACAAGCACGACAACAACTTCACGATGAACGGCGCGCAGCAGGTGACGGACGTGGACATCAGCGTGCCGGAACTCATGCGCCTGTGCCTCGCCGAAAACGACCGGCGATTCTCGGGCTACGACACGCGTTTGCTGCGGCCGGAAACCATGCCGCGCCTCGTGCGCTTCGCACTGCGCTTCGTGCGCGACAAGAAGAACTGA
- a CDS encoding CaiB/BaiF CoA transferase family protein, with protein sequence MRPLDGIKVVTLEHAIAAPFCTRQLADLGARVIKIERPGVGDFARGYDERVHGLASHFVWTNRSKESLSLDVKHKEAAPILDMLLADADVLVQNLAPGAAARLGLSYEDLSERYPKLIVCDISGYGDDGPYRDRKAYDLLIQSESGFLSITGSPGEPAKAGCSIADIAAGMYAYSNILSALLMRGRTGRGCRIDVSMLESMVEWMGYPLYYAIDGQSPPPLAGASHATIYPYGPFPAGDGKSVMLGLQNDREWKLFCEHVLLQPELAADERFAANSQRSARRAELRELIVGAFSKLSAAQVIERLDRAGIANAQMNTMADVWAHPQLQARERWREVQTSAGTVAALLPPGAPGAFDARMDAVPALGQHTESILRDLGFDAARIGALREAGAI encoded by the coding sequence ATGAGACCACTCGACGGTATCAAGGTCGTCACGCTCGAACATGCGATTGCCGCGCCGTTCTGCACGCGCCAGCTTGCCGATCTCGGCGCGCGCGTCATCAAGATCGAGCGGCCCGGCGTGGGCGACTTCGCGCGCGGCTATGACGAGCGCGTGCATGGCCTCGCGTCGCACTTCGTGTGGACGAACCGCTCGAAGGAAAGCCTGTCGCTCGACGTGAAGCACAAGGAGGCCGCGCCGATCCTGGACATGTTGCTCGCCGATGCCGACGTGCTCGTGCAGAATCTGGCGCCTGGCGCGGCGGCGCGGCTTGGACTCAGCTACGAGGACTTGAGCGAGCGCTACCCGAAGCTGATCGTGTGCGATATCTCCGGTTACGGCGACGACGGTCCCTACCGCGATCGCAAGGCCTATGATCTGCTGATCCAGAGCGAATCGGGCTTTCTTTCCATTACGGGGTCGCCCGGCGAGCCGGCGAAGGCGGGTTGCTCGATTGCGGACATCGCTGCGGGCATGTATGCCTACTCGAACATCCTGAGCGCGTTGCTGATGCGCGGACGCACCGGCCGCGGGTGTCGCATTGATGTTTCGATGCTGGAGAGCATGGTGGAGTGGATGGGCTATCCGCTCTACTACGCGATCGACGGGCAATCGCCGCCGCCGCTCGCAGGCGCCTCGCACGCGACGATCTACCCGTATGGGCCGTTTCCCGCTGGCGACGGCAAGTCGGTGATGCTCGGCCTGCAGAACGACCGCGAATGGAAGCTCTTTTGCGAGCACGTGCTGTTGCAGCCTGAGCTTGCCGCCGACGAACGCTTTGCCGCGAATTCGCAGCGTTCGGCGCGTCGAGCGGAATTGCGCGAGCTGATCGTCGGAGCGTTTTCGAAGCTGAGCGCGGCGCAGGTCATCGAACGGCTCGATCGCGCCGGCATCGCCAATGCCCAGATGAACACGATGGCCGATGTGTGGGCGCATCCGCAACTGCAGGCGCGCGAGCGCTGGCGCGAGGTGCAGACTTCGGCGGGAACCGTCGCGGCGTTGTTGCCGCCGGGCGCACCGGGCGCATTCGATGCACGCATGGATGCCGTGCCTGCACTCGGTCAGCATACCGAATCAATTTTACGTGATCTTGGCTTTGACGCGGCGCGTATCGGTGCGTTGCGCGAAGCCGGAGCAATCTGA
- a CDS encoding acyl-CoA dehydrogenase family protein, producing the protein MQTTQQDSFQDIREAVRDLCQQFSGEYFRKIDEARGYPEEFVDALTKAGWLAALIPQEYGGSGLGLTEASVIMEEINRSGGNSGVCHGQMYNMGTLLRHGSAEQKRKYLPKIASGELRLQSMGVTEPTTGTDTTKIKTTAVRKGDRYVINGQKVWISRVQHSDLMILLARTTPLADVKKKSEGMSIFVVDLREAVGHGLTVQPILNMVNHETNELFFDNLEIPAENLIGEEGMGFKYILDGLNAERTLIAAECIGDGYWFIDKVSAYAKERIVFGRPIGQNQGVQFPIARAFVNVEAASLMRFEAARRFDAHEACGAQANMAKLLAADASWEAANACLQFHGGFGFACEYDVERKFRETRLYQVAPISTNLILSYVAEHVLGLPRSF; encoded by the coding sequence ATGCAAACCACGCAACAAGATTCGTTCCAGGACATCCGCGAAGCCGTACGCGATCTGTGCCAGCAGTTTTCCGGCGAATATTTCCGCAAGATCGACGAGGCGCGCGGCTATCCCGAGGAATTTGTCGATGCCCTCACGAAAGCCGGCTGGCTCGCTGCGCTGATTCCTCAGGAGTACGGCGGATCGGGCCTGGGCCTGACCGAGGCATCGGTCATCATGGAGGAGATTAACCGTTCAGGCGGTAACTCGGGCGTTTGCCACGGCCAGATGTACAACATGGGCACGCTCCTGCGCCATGGCTCGGCCGAGCAAAAGCGCAAGTATCTGCCGAAGATCGCGAGCGGCGAACTGCGTCTGCAATCGATGGGCGTGACCGAGCCCACCACGGGCACCGACACCACGAAGATCAAGACCACGGCCGTGCGCAAGGGTGACCGCTACGTGATCAACGGGCAAAAGGTGTGGATTTCTCGCGTGCAGCATTCGGACCTTATGATCCTGCTTGCGCGCACCACGCCGCTCGCCGACGTGAAGAAGAAGTCCGAAGGCATGTCGATTTTCGTGGTCGATTTGCGCGAAGCCGTCGGCCATGGCCTCACCGTGCAGCCGATTCTCAACATGGTCAATCACGAGACCAACGAACTCTTCTTCGATAACCTCGAGATCCCGGCGGAAAACCTGATCGGCGAGGAGGGGATGGGTTTCAAGTACATCCTCGACGGCCTGAACGCCGAGCGCACGCTGATCGCGGCGGAATGTATCGGCGACGGCTACTGGTTCATCGACAAGGTGAGCGCCTATGCGAAGGAGCGCATCGTGTTCGGACGGCCTATCGGGCAGAACCAGGGCGTGCAGTTTCCCATCGCCCGCGCCTTCGTCAACGTCGAAGCGGCGAGCCTGATGCGCTTCGAGGCCGCGCGCCGCTTCGACGCGCACGAGGCCTGCGGCGCGCAGGCCAACATGGCAAAGCTGCTCGCCGCCGATGCCTCCTGGGAAGCCGCGAACGCCTGCCTGCAATTCCACGGCGGTTTCGGCTTCGCCTGCGAATACGATGTGGAGCGCAAGTTCCGCGAAACGCGCCTCTACCAGGTCGCGCCGATTTCGACCAACCTGATCCTCTCGTACGTGGCGGAGCATGTGCTCGGGCTGCCGCGTTCGTTCTGA
- a CDS encoding electron transfer flavoprotein subunit alpha/FixB family protein yields MTNLVIAEHDNQSIKAATLNTVAAAQKIGGDVHVLIAGHNAQAAADAAAKIAGVAKVLLADAPQLEQGLAETVEATILNIARTYSHILAPATASGKNVTPRVAAKLDVAQISDITAVHSADTFERPIYAGNAIATVQSQDAIKVITVRTTAFDAVAATGGNAAVEKIEAAADSGLTQFVGREVTKLDRPELTSAKIIVSGGRGLGSGENYTKVLEPLADKLNAALGASRAAVDAGYVPNDYQVGQTGKIVAPQLYVAVGISGAIQHLAGMKDSKVIVAINKDEEAPIFSVADYGLVGDLFTAVPELAGAIG; encoded by the coding sequence ATGACGAATCTGGTAATAGCCGAACACGACAATCAGTCGATCAAGGCAGCGACGCTAAACACCGTTGCAGCAGCACAGAAAATTGGTGGCGACGTGCATGTGCTGATCGCGGGCCACAACGCGCAGGCCGCTGCCGACGCTGCCGCGAAGATTGCAGGGGTGGCGAAGGTATTGCTCGCCGACGCGCCGCAACTCGAACAGGGTCTCGCAGAGACCGTCGAAGCGACGATCCTCAATATCGCAAGGACCTACTCGCACATCCTTGCGCCCGCAACGGCATCGGGCAAGAACGTCACGCCGCGCGTTGCCGCGAAACTCGACGTCGCGCAGATCAGCGACATCACCGCTGTGCACAGCGCCGACACGTTCGAGCGCCCCATCTACGCGGGCAATGCGATCGCGACGGTGCAATCCCAGGACGCGATCAAGGTCATCACGGTCCGCACAACGGCGTTCGACGCAGTTGCAGCAACGGGCGGTAACGCAGCCGTCGAAAAGATCGAAGCCGCAGCAGACAGCGGCCTCACGCAGTTCGTCGGCCGTGAAGTCACGAAGCTCGACCGCCCGGAACTCACGAGCGCGAAGATCATCGTTTCGGGTGGCCGGGGTCTCGGCAGCGGCGAAAATTATACGAAGGTGCTGGAGCCGCTTGCGGACAAGCTCAATGCCGCACTTGGCGCATCGCGGGCGGCAGTCGATGCGGGCTACGTACCGAACGACTACCAGGTCGGCCAGACCGGCAAGATCGTCGCGCCGCAACTGTATGTCGCGGTGGGCATCTCGGGTGCGATCCAGCATCTCGCTGGCATGAAGGACTCGAAGGTCATCGTCGCGATCAACAAGGACGAAGAGGCACCGATCTTCAGCGTGGCCGATTACGGTCTGGTGGGCGACCTGTTCACAGCCGTGCCCGAACTCGCTGGCGCAATCGGCTAA